A single region of the Halobacterium wangiae genome encodes:
- a CDS encoding MgtC/SapB family protein yields MSPAADAVANAPLDSRIVRIALSVALGLFLGLEREWSQKAAGIRTFALVSVLGTIFTMVDTERCTADVAVCPPYLSGAGALFVIVLAGVLMLSGLQDEEEGLHLTTAVSILLAYGVGVLVALGEVLPATVVAVTSSILLVFKRELHGFAWDLSREELRSTTEFAILAFVIYPVLPPGSVELGSGAYAVEIEPRVVWLMVVFVAGIGILNYVIVKTYGGRGIAVTGFFGGLASSTAVVGTMLDHVSQHREAASYAVAGVLLANAAMALRNLLIVVVFTLSAGVLLEGTIPLLVIVVGSIAVAALSADWTERVEMELESPFSMRNALGFGAMFLVVVVAGGLAQTQFGSTGLYVTAFVSGLVSSAGATTSAVVLYRTGAISPQAATVAVLLATASSIGVKVALTATSSNRGFAWRVAAYSTALLAAGGVASAVVAS; encoded by the coding sequence GTGTCTCCCGCCGCAGACGCGGTCGCGAACGCGCCCCTGGACAGCCGCATCGTCCGTATCGCGCTCTCCGTCGCGCTCGGACTGTTCCTCGGCCTGGAACGCGAGTGGTCCCAGAAGGCCGCGGGCATCCGGACGTTCGCGCTAGTCAGCGTCCTCGGCACCATCTTCACAATGGTGGACACCGAGCGCTGCACCGCCGACGTGGCGGTCTGTCCGCCGTACCTCTCGGGGGCGGGCGCGCTGTTCGTCATCGTCCTCGCCGGCGTCCTCATGCTGTCGGGGCTGCAGGACGAGGAGGAGGGGCTCCACCTCACGACCGCGGTGAGCATCCTCCTCGCCTACGGCGTCGGCGTGCTGGTCGCGCTCGGCGAGGTGTTGCCCGCGACCGTCGTGGCCGTCACCAGCAGCATCCTGCTCGTGTTCAAGCGCGAACTCCACGGGTTCGCGTGGGACCTCTCCCGGGAGGAACTGCGCTCGACGACTGAGTTCGCCATCCTCGCGTTCGTCATCTACCCGGTCCTCCCGCCGGGGTCTGTCGAACTCGGGTCGGGTGCCTACGCCGTCGAGATCGAACCCCGGGTCGTCTGGCTGATGGTCGTCTTCGTCGCCGGCATCGGCATCCTCAACTACGTCATCGTGAAGACCTACGGCGGCCGGGGCATCGCCGTCACGGGCTTCTTCGGTGGCCTCGCGTCATCGACGGCCGTCGTCGGGACGATGCTCGACCACGTGAGCCAGCACCGCGAGGCGGCGTCGTACGCAGTCGCGGGCGTCCTGCTGGCGAACGCCGCGATGGCGCTGCGCAACCTCCTCATCGTGGTCGTGTTCACGCTCTCCGCCGGGGTGTTGCTGGAGGGGACCATCCCCCTGCTGGTCATCGTGGTGGGGAGCATCGCCGTCGCGGCCCTCTCGGCGGACTGGACCGAGCGCGTCGAGATGGAACTCGAGAGCCCGTTCTCGATGCGCAACGCACTCGGCTTCGGCGCGATGTTCCTCGTCGTCGTCGTGGCGGGCGGCCTCGCCCAGACCCAGTTCGGGTCGACCGGTCTCTACGTCACCGCGTTCGTCTCCGGGCTCGTGTCGAGTGCCGGCGCGACGACGTCCGCCGTCGTGCTCTACCGCACGGGTGCTATCTCCCCGCAGGCGGCCACGGTCGCGGTGTTGCTCGCGACGGCGAGTTCGATCGGCGTCAAGGTGGCGCTCACGGCGACCAGCTCGAACCGCGGGTTCGCGTGGCGGGTCGCCGCCTACAGCACCGCTCTGCTGGCTGCAGGCGGTGTCGCGTCGGCCGTCGTCGCGTCGTAA